Proteins from one Mycobacterium sp. SMC-2 genomic window:
- a CDS encoding ParA family protein — MTEQPDSAVELGLTGRPPRSIPEPQPRTSHGPAKVVAMCNQKGGVGKTTSTINLGAALAEYGRRVLLVDMDPQGALSAGLGVPHYELDKTIHNVLVEPRVSIDDVLLQTRVKHMDLVPSNIDLSAAEIQLVNEVGREQTLGRALHPVLDRYDYVLIDCQPSLGLLTVNGLACSDGVVIPTECEFFSLRGLALLTDTVDKVRDRLNPKLEISGILLTRYDPRTVNSREVMARVVERFGDLVFDTVITRTVRFPETSVAGEPITTWAPRSTGAIAYRALAREFIDRFGA; from the coding sequence ATGACCGAGCAGCCGGACAGCGCCGTCGAGCTCGGGCTGACCGGGCGGCCGCCGCGGTCGATCCCGGAGCCGCAGCCGCGCACCTCGCACGGCCCGGCCAAGGTCGTGGCGATGTGCAACCAGAAGGGTGGCGTCGGGAAGACCACGTCGACCATCAACCTGGGCGCCGCGCTCGCCGAATACGGCCGACGGGTGCTGCTGGTGGACATGGATCCCCAGGGCGCGCTGTCCGCGGGCCTCGGTGTCCCGCACTACGAGCTGGACAAGACCATCCACAACGTGCTGGTCGAGCCGCGGGTGTCGATCGACGACGTGCTGCTGCAGACCCGGGTCAAGCACATGGACCTGGTGCCCAGCAACATCGACCTGTCCGCCGCCGAGATCCAGCTGGTCAACGAGGTGGGGCGCGAACAGACCCTCGGCCGCGCGTTGCACCCGGTGCTGGACCGCTACGACTACGTCCTGATCGACTGCCAGCCGTCACTCGGGCTGCTCACCGTGAACGGGCTGGCCTGCTCGGACGGCGTGGTGATCCCCACCGAGTGCGAGTTCTTCTCGTTGCGCGGTCTGGCGCTGCTGACCGACACCGTCGACAAGGTGCGCGACCGGCTCAACCCGAAGCTGGAGATCAGCGGCATCCTGCTCACCCGATACGACCCGCGCACCGTGAACTCGCGCGAGGTGATGGCGCGGGTGGTGGAGCGGTTCGGCGACCTGGTGTTCGACACCGTCATCACCCGGACCGTCCGATTCCCGGAGACCAGCGTGGCCGGCGAACCGATCACCACGTGGGCCCCGCGCTCCACGGGCGCCATTGCCTACCGCGCCCTGGCCCGCGAGTTCATCGACCGATTCGGCGCGTGA
- a CDS encoding segregation/condensation protein A, whose amino-acid sequence MTASANGEAPPKNGFQVRLTNFEGPFDLLLQLIFAHRLDVTEVALHQVTDDFIAYTREIGPRLDLEETTAFLVVAATLLDLKAARLLPAGQVDDEEDLALLEVRDLLFARLLQYRAFKHVAEMFAELEATALRSYPRAVSLEDRFTELLPEVMLGVDAERFAQIAAIAFSPRPVPTVSIGHLHEVAVSIPEQAKKLLEILESRGSGQWATFSELVADCEAPMEVVGRFLALLELYRSRAVAFDQSEPLGVLQISWTGERPASEALVEVRDE is encoded by the coding sequence GTGACGGCCAGCGCGAACGGTGAGGCGCCACCCAAGAACGGTTTTCAAGTCCGCCTGACCAATTTCGAGGGGCCGTTCGATCTGCTGCTGCAGCTGATCTTCGCCCACCGCCTGGACGTCACAGAGGTGGCGCTGCACCAGGTGACCGACGACTTCATCGCCTACACCCGCGAGATCGGCCCCCGGCTGGACCTGGAGGAGACGACCGCGTTCCTCGTGGTCGCCGCGACCCTGCTCGACCTCAAGGCCGCCCGGCTGCTGCCCGCCGGGCAGGTCGACGACGAGGAGGACCTGGCGCTGCTGGAGGTGCGCGACCTGCTGTTCGCCCGGTTGCTGCAGTACCGCGCGTTCAAGCACGTCGCGGAGATGTTCGCCGAGCTGGAGGCCACCGCGCTGCGCAGCTACCCGCGCGCGGTGTCGCTGGAGGACCGGTTCACCGAACTGCTGCCGGAGGTGATGCTGGGCGTCGACGCCGAACGCTTCGCCCAGATCGCCGCGATCGCGTTCAGCCCGCGCCCCGTGCCGACGGTGTCCATCGGACACCTGCACGAGGTGGCGGTCTCGATTCCCGAGCAGGCCAAGAAGTTGCTGGAGATCCTGGAGTCGCGCGGCAGCGGTCAATGGGCGACGTTTTCCGAGCTGGTCGCCGACTGCGAGGCGCCGATGGAGGTCGTCGGGCGCTTCCTGGCGCTGCTCGAGCTGTACCGGAGCCGGGCGGTAGCATTCGACCAGTCGGAGCCGCTCGGCGTGCTCCAGATTTCATGGACCGGGGAACGTCCGGCCAGCGAAGCCTTGGTAGAAGTGCGGGACGAATAA